The genomic DNA tgtgtttttgtctccctctgctggcgctttggtgcgaatgattttatgggtttagggtaccatgagcattgtgtaattattgacatcaacaatggcgagctactagtttattttttgatggaaaattttttgaaaattgaaaagttttattaaaatgaaaacattaagaggggttttaatataaaatttctataacttgtactaacatttatcttttaagaactacaagtctttctatccatggatcgctttaacagaatgttaatgttaatgccgtctggttgatttattgttataataaacaaatacagtacttatgtacagtatgttgaatgtatatactgtatccctcttgtgtcttatctttccattccaacaataatttacagaaaaatatagcatattttatagatggtttgaattgcgattaattacgattaattaatttttaagctgtgattaactcgattaaaaattataatcgtttgacagccgtatTAATAatatggtcaccacctgacaccttgctcgCTACTAGGTCACGTTGAATAAAGCGCTTTTGGAAAGGAAAATTAATTGTCGACAGATGAGGCGTTAACATGGCGCAAAGCtgaattagcgatttttttctttacataaacagcaaaattttctaaaattcaatctgaggtcgaaaatgaagatgattatgatagtTTAAAGTAGTGCCCAGCGAGGAAAcgttagctgcagatttagactgtggagaaattcaaaaaggttACATTGTAGCATTGTTGAATTGTatcgtttgttgttgttgttgcgctGCTGCCGTACAGAGCGATGTCAAATATTCGGGTGtaatttatttgagtgttgtgaaaagtgggtgttaaaccaaggcttattggaccttttagttatcaaatgtgtttgtgtgtcatcgcGCCAGGGATGTGCATTATAATACACatgcgcttttatttccaatacaaaaatccaACACACGCTGTAGGTGatatagaacgctgtctttgttgtTGCCTGGTAGTAGTACTTAAACTATTCAGCATGCATGTGCaatgccattgtgcacgccttgtatggagacaaagcgcgagcatgacaaatttgcacCAAAAGGGATGATTTTGGTTGGTACAAACAAAATAAGGTCCTCAGCACCCCTTGCTGTgtgtgacttccagcgcccctgccTTACCGTGACCTacattccaaaaacacttttgaaagTAGTCCTGTTAACACTTTATCGATTGTCAATTTGTCGCTCTATTTGGGAGCGCCCCCAGTGTGAAAGATTCCATGGTGACTGTCAATGACCCAACAACGAATCTGCCTATTTTCATTAAAATCCAACATTGGTACCTCggcatacaaatttaatttgttccaggacctggtttgtaagtcgaaatagtagtatgtcaagcgggattttctcataacaatacattataattcgattaatttgttgcacaacccaaaaacctatgctaaatccttagtgcagtgcaggtacaattacaaatagaaattacacatagcaaaacaaacaaattatttATACAAACAGcatcataataataaatcagaatttaaaaaatgtttttattgtcaccttaatttatCAAGACTGGCTCATTTTCCTTAATCCATATCAGCAAAGGCATTCTATCTCTTCCGAAATGGCGCGACGACATTTAGTGAGGATAGTCGTCCCCTTGGATGCTATCATCATTTTTATGGCTTCCATCTGCTTGAGgactgtcgagatcgtagacatattccggccgtgCTGTAGAGCCAGCTCCCTGACGCGCACacaatgctcatatttttctgtcatttctttcttaatttcaatggtaagcatcaccgttttccttttttcatcatatgcactaaccttcttgagacccatgttgatttctctcacaagaatatCCACTGTGCTGAAATTGCGACAGTTGTAAATCATTGTATTTTAAgcttgtcgtcatatgtcgagacaaataatGAGTCAAATTATATGTcgaatgtcgaaaggatcgtatgtcgaggtaccactgtatatcggttttgggattttgccgatttactgCACTATTGAAAGCTCTGAAACCTTGGAACTTCTGAGAAACACTATTGATGTTACTCTGTATgagtgtgtcaaatttggttcaAATCGGGCTATTCCTTCTGCAACCCGATTTTTCCAATTAGAAATTTTCGATACTTGGAAATACTCCGATAGAAAACCTATCTAAAGAACACTCGCAGACACTTATAGTACAAGTGTGTAAATTTCAAGGAAAATCGGTCGAGCCATTTCGGAGTCCATAGCGAAAGAACACACAAAGACAAAGTTCCATTTTATATAAGTTTAGATTTGATTTGGATACGAATGTCTAAGAGAAGGTAAAAAGGAATGGATAGAGCGGCAGCATAAAACATACCCCGTGGCCACAGACCTTCGGCACTTGACagttttaaatgtcttttttgaaaatgCCATCTTtctcttcattttttttgtattatatttttcgaaTTGTAAAGAAAATGTATGGGTATTCTCTTTAAACCAAACGAAGCGCGGAAATGTGATGTTTCGAGCATGTGATAAAAGAAACTGCATATCTCGGTTTAACATCCCATTCAGCAGAAACTGAACAAACATGTAATCATTAAAACTGaaaatttaaacacatttaataATACAATGCAATAGATCATTATGCATTGTATTGTTGCTGTTAATGTAGTCATCAAcctatttacagtatatttctTACCGCCAATAGTTGCAGTAAATCCTTCAATCTTGCACCCAAGTGGTCCGAGAATCATGTATCGGAAGGCAAAGCAGTAAAAGCAAGTAAAGGAGCCCACGCATGAGACAAGAAGGTTTGCCACAGCCAGGTTTACCAGAATGTAGTTCAGGTGAGATCGAAGCTTCTTGTATTTAACTGTGCATGCAATAGTGGCAATATTGATTAATGTGCCAGCGACAAATAAAAAGAGCATAAATGCTGACATGGAATAAAAAACGGCCTTGCTCCCTAGATGATCTTGGGGAACCAGGTATGGGCTGAATAAAGAGATGTTGTTGGTGTCCAAAGGAACTGGGATCCAGAAGTCCTCTGGGAGCTCCATTGGAGAATTTCTTCTCATTTTTATATCTGGGTCAGTTTACTTTGTAAGCAAAATTGGAAAACGTCAATAGGATATTCAGATTTAATTTCAGATCTTCTCACGCCAGGAGATTTTTCCAATTGTGACTTCAGGCAGTATATGTAGGAACTTTAACTGTTACTTAGGCTTGACTTAATTGACTTAGGATAAGGATTTAAAGCTTTGTTTTAAATCCAAGAGAACACTCGCATGGCACAGTTGTATGTGTGCTGTACTTCTCACATGTTATGTGTGCTACATTTTGTACGGGAACTGACAGACTGTCAAGAATAATCATTTTGTCTAAGGGAGAACTTAATTTGAGCCTAAGAAATatagacaaaaaaaactttcatcCTGATTTTTGGGTAAAAATCTCAACtagaaaacaaataaaatagtaGGTTTCCGTCATTTACAGAAAGTATTGGATTGTAAAGTGACTTTTCTTTGACAAATGTGACAGAAACTTTTAACCTAATTTCCTATTTTTTGTGCTTCTTAtaaaccaagaaaaaaaaaatttaaatcatagtaactctttgtaattgatttctctgtgtgtaaaaaatgtaaCGAAAATTACAATattctaaaataaccttatgtgATGAGTGAGTAGTGCTGGTAAATATTTTGTAGCATTCAGAAAGTTGCAAAAACATAtcactttattatgtttttttttttttttttttttttttacgttgcgAAAGCATGCATTTAGTTATTTACAACTGACTCATACAACTTATTAGTGGCAAACAAATCGGACAAAGTTTACACACAGTCTAAGCAGGTCCAACTTTGGAGACTTCAGTCACTGAtgttgttgatgttgatgaCTCTTCGTCACCACTACCCATTCCCAGCATCTGCATCATGCATGACCGGAACTGTAATGGAGAAAGAAATGTAGATTTAGatagaaaataagtatgtgaGTGCAGTCTTGTTTCCAACCTGACAGTACATGGTTTGACTGTATTGGATATTAATTGCTGAATTATATCATTGgtgtttcatttattttattttatatatttaatttctttaaaagtgACAGTGCATATTAATGAACATTTACATTTAAATACTGACATGGAAACCTTCAAGGAAAATAACTCCCTAAGGAGAATTGTACACACTGCTTTCAGGGTGGCTGAAGTGAATTTTAACTGCCTAGATCAGGTTTTCAACACTCAGATGCTTAAGAAAGCAGAAACCATCCGACGAGATGATCCTCACCAGGAATACAAGCTTCTTACTTCTGGCCTTTGCCTAAATGTAAGATCCCCGATACAAATTCTCCTTTGTTCTTCTCTCCATCCAGGCTATTACGGTAATACTTATTATTAAGGCACtgtattatatttatttcatttaatttaatatTGTATACATTCAAACCAGATATGATTTGTCTattgtatttaaaatttttgtttttcctttattctccctatttatgtttttaaattttattaatttcatttgCAGCTTCTGTACATCTGTTGACTATAGAAGTATGCCATACTATGCTGCTACAAAATAGTATGCACTTTATTTtctatgtactgtacatgtccTTCTGTCGCGTGTCTGTAACCTGCCATGAAACAAATCGCCTTACAAGCGACATCTAATAAAGCGAACGGAACTGAACACTGAGGTAACATAaaacaaacctgtttgttaaagACGACATAGATGACGGGGTTGTATACTGCTGAGGCCTTGGAAAAGCAAGATGGTATGGAGGCCAATCGCAGGTCAAAGGTTTGCCCACGGTTGAGGACAACCCAAACAGAAAAGGACGCATAGGGTAACCAGCAAACCAGGAAACCCAACACCATGATGACCACCATCCTGGTCACTTCCTTCTCTGCTTTCTGAGTGGAGGCAGATTCAGCTTGGGCTCTTGCTGCCTGTGAGGAAAGAGGTAAAACATTTCCTGACAGTGCTTTTAATTTACTGTATTAGGTTTAGTTTATCGTGATCTTTCAGGTTTAACCGCAAACCAAATCCGAAATCATATGAGATTTTTCCTCACCATTTTCATTGTAAGGAGAAGCTGACCATAGCAGAAGACGATAGTAGCGAATGGAACAGCAAAGCAGAAGCAAAAGAGGAACATCACATAACTTTCattgttgtatttattatttgtggTGTACCAATCCGGCCCACAGGAGCACTGCAGGCCCTCTGGAATATATCTGAAAAAACAGACAATCATAATTTCCCTGAACTTTTAAATGTGCAACAACAACATGTAAAGTTCTGCTGATACTGACCTACTCCATCCAAAAAGTGGTGGGGTCGAGGCTAGCAATCCAAAAAACCAAGTGAATACACAGCAAGCTATAGCATGGTCCGGTTTGAAAACAAAGTTTCCAAGAGGCTTGCAAATGACCAGCCATCGTTCAAAAGCAATCACAGCAAGAGACCACAGGCTTACCATACCTAGTAGAACAAACAAATGCTTTGAaacctgtttttaaagatttgcaATTCAGGTAGGGTTATAAGTTTCTAAAATGAGACTTTAGCTCACCACCGAGTGTCGCCATGAAACCTTCAATCTTGCACATCAATGGTCCAAGGATAAAATATTTTGCTGAAAAACTGAGGAATGCAGTAAGAGAGCCCACTATTGACACGAAAAGATTTGCTATTGCCAAGTTCACCAAGATGAAGTTCAGGTGGGACCTGAGCTTCTTGTATTGCATGGTGCAAGCAATCGTAAGGACATTGATGCCTGttccaaacacaaaaa from Corythoichthys intestinalis isolate RoL2023-P3 chromosome 9, ASM3026506v1, whole genome shotgun sequence includes the following:
- the LOC130921773 gene encoding blue-sensitive opsin-like; translation: MRGHRNNELPEDFWIPIPLDTNNITSLSPFLVPQDHLGNSATFYGLAAFMLFIFVFGTGINVLTIACTMQYKKLRSHLNFILVNLAIANLFVSIVGSLTAFLSFSAKYFILGPLMCKIEGFMATLGGMVSLWSLAVIAFERWLVICKPLGNFVFKPDHAIACCVFTWFFGLLASTPPLFGWSRYIPEGLQCSCGPDWYTTNNKYNNESYVMFLFCFCFAVPFATIVFCYGQLLLTMKMAARAQAESASTQKAEKEVTRMVVIMVLGFLVCWLPYASFSVWVVLNRGQTFDLRLASIPSCFSKASAVYNPVIYVVFNKQFRSCMMQMLGMGSGDEESSTSTTSVTEVSKVGPA